A genome region from Hymenobacter tibetensis includes the following:
- the nirD gene encoding nitrite reductase small subunit NirD has translation METVIDIAWLPVCKTTDIPADGGACALVEGEQIAIFNFARRGEWYATQNLCPHKQQMALARGMIGSTGEACEPKVACPFHKRTFSLLTGECLNGDECSIQTYPIKVEGDVVYIGWA, from the coding sequence ATGGAAACTGTCATTGACATAGCATGGCTGCCCGTGTGCAAAACCACGGATATTCCGGCCGATGGCGGCGCTTGCGCCCTGGTAGAAGGCGAGCAGATAGCCATTTTCAACTTTGCCCGGCGCGGCGAGTGGTACGCCACCCAGAACCTATGCCCGCACAAGCAGCAAATGGCGTTGGCCCGCGGCATGATTGGCAGTACCGGCGAAGCGTGCGAGCCTAAAGTGGCTTGTCCGTTCCATAAGCGCACCTTTTCGCTGCTCACGGGCGAGTGCCTGAACGGCGACGAGTGCAGCATCCAAACCTACCCCATCAAGGTCGAGGGGGATGTCGTGTACATCGGTTGGGCGTGA
- a CDS encoding MFS transporter, with amino-acid sequence MDAPLANQQPLSYLNIFATKGVQMRTFHLTWLTFFFCFFGWFGIAPLMPLVREQLHLDKGQVGNIVIASVSATILARLLMGKLCDTLGPRLAYTLLLVVGAIPVMLIGLSNSYESFLLFRLAIGIIGASFVITQFHTSMMFAPNVVGTANAVAGGWGNLGGGIANMAMPLVAATFVSLGYVDKANSWRLAMVVPGLVLLLMAWLYYRYTTDTPRGNYADIQRATAEKPKGTFLLALRDYRTWVLALAYGACFGIEITIDNVAAVYFVDHFQASLVMAGMLAGIFGFMNIFARGLGGWVSDRAGRAYGLKGKWLLLSGLLVLEGIGIVLFALAPSLPLAIAAMLGFALFLKMANGCTYSIVPFVNKKAMGSVSGVVGAGGNLGAMLVGFLFKSATISYTTAFLYIGLGVAAVGGLVLLVRLVRKEIGEAAPESLTLARA; translated from the coding sequence ATGGACGCTCCACTTGCCAATCAGCAGCCGCTTAGCTACCTCAACATCTTCGCTACCAAGGGTGTGCAGATGCGCACGTTCCATCTGACCTGGCTTACGTTCTTCTTCTGCTTTTTCGGGTGGTTTGGAATTGCGCCCCTGATGCCGTTAGTGCGCGAGCAGCTGCACCTCGACAAAGGGCAGGTGGGCAACATCGTTATTGCGTCGGTGTCGGCTACTATTCTGGCGCGCCTGCTGATGGGCAAGCTCTGCGACACGCTGGGGCCGCGCCTGGCGTACACGCTGCTGCTGGTGGTGGGCGCTATTCCGGTGATGCTGATTGGGCTCAGCAACAGCTACGAAAGCTTTTTGCTGTTCCGTTTGGCCATTGGCATTATTGGGGCGTCGTTCGTTATCACGCAGTTTCATACTTCCATGATGTTTGCGCCCAACGTGGTGGGCACGGCCAATGCCGTAGCTGGCGGCTGGGGCAACCTGGGCGGGGGCATTGCCAATATGGCCATGCCGCTGGTAGCGGCGACTTTCGTGTCGTTGGGTTACGTGGACAAGGCCAACTCCTGGCGCTTGGCCATGGTGGTGCCCGGTTTGGTGCTGCTGCTGATGGCCTGGCTGTACTACCGCTACACCACCGACACGCCCCGCGGCAACTACGCCGACATCCAGCGCGCCACCGCCGAAAAGCCGAAGGGTACGTTTCTACTGGCCTTGCGCGACTACCGCACCTGGGTGCTGGCGTTGGCCTACGGGGCCTGCTTCGGCATCGAAATCACCATCGACAACGTGGCCGCGGTGTACTTCGTCGACCACTTTCAGGCGAGTTTGGTAATGGCGGGCATGCTGGCGGGCATCTTCGGCTTCATGAACATTTTTGCCCGCGGCCTGGGCGGCTGGGTCAGCGACCGGGCCGGGCGCGCCTACGGCTTGAAAGGCAAATGGCTGCTGCTGAGTGGGCTGCTAGTACTGGAAGGCATTGGTATTGTGCTGTTTGCGCTAGCTCCTAGTCTGCCGTTGGCTATTGCCGCCATGCTCGGGTTTGCCTTGTTTCTGAAAATGGCCAATGGCTGCACCTACTCCATTGTGCCGTTCGTCAACAAGAAAGCCATGGGCAGCGTGAGCGGCGTGGTAGGCGCGGGTGGCAACCTGGGTGCTATGCTGGTGGGCTTCCTGTTTAAGTCGGCTACCATCAGCTACACCACGGCGTTTTTGTACATCGGGCTGGGGGTAGCGGCCGTGGGCGGACTGGTGCTGCTGGTACGGCTGGTGCGCAAAGAAATCGGCGAAGCCGCTCCGGAATCGTTAACGCTGGCCCGCGCCTAA
- a CDS encoding nitrate reductase, translated as MLLPSAAVPSVCCYCGVGCGVLVKPEKNGDVSVVGNPDYPVNRGALCSKGLNLHYTVNDRSDRLLYPQMRYSKSRPLQRVSWDEALARTAAVFKTFIAQHGPESVAFYASGQCLTEEYYVLNKLMKGFIGSNNLDTNSRLCMSSAVVGYKMALGEDSVPVCYDDIELADCLLVTGANPAWCHPILWRRVEAHKAANPDTKIIVVDPRVTDTCALADVHLQLIPGTDVVLNQALARALIENGDIDLSFIEQHADGFEEYQRLVFERTVAEAAQLCGVPETDIRLAARYIGAAKGFVSMWTMGLNQSVVGVDKNLSLLNLHLITGQIGKPGAGPLSLTGQPNAMGGREVGGLSNLLPAHRNLANPAHRAEVQQFWGSGPLADKPGFTATEMFEALEDGRLKAIWILCTNPLTSLPNVRQAEAALAKAKFVVVQDISNKPETLAYADVVLPAAAWAEKEGTMTNSERRISYLPRVVAAPGEALPDAEIICRFAQAMGFAGFDYASPEAIYQEHTRLTAGTTLDISGLNYSILRELGSVQWPYRAGQTAPGTPRLFTDQQFYTPSGRAMIHPVAAVFRSEVPDEAFPFILTTGRIRDQWHTMTKTGKVSKLKQHLPQAFLELHPQDAAALAVEEGDLVTVESRRGSVRVAARLSSGIRSGVVFLPMHWGKQLGSDLHRANNVTSGAVDPISKEPDFKFCAVQLTKYRKPKQRIVVVGAGAGAYGFVKAYRQLKQDDDITIFSKEDLPFYNRVMLPDYISGHQDWAQLVKMRDEEEPTYNISLLRGVSVESVNRAEKYVVDSRGQRTPYDVLILATGSRAAVPRNVPTLPGIFTMRSRTDADEFKSHLPAQAHVVIVGGGLLGLEMAASLREVGTKISIIQRTSRFLDRQLDPLGSQLLQDEMRDQGCDLYFNDEVELYYGRARLTGVGLKSGRRLECDALILAIGTVPNLELARECGLECRRGVVVNERLETSDTSVFALGEIAEFQGVLYGITAAAEQQAAVVARYLSGDVGSHYHGSTFMNIIKIHGFDLCSIGLPECPATGGYEEIVFIDKAQRYYKKCIIHQDRLVGAILIGDKNEMQEFRALIANKTELSDKRLRLLRSGQPAVPVLGKLVCSCNNVGADNLRHAIAAGCETLPALCASTGAGTGCGSCRPEVQRILAAELAVLAPVIT; from the coding sequence ATGTTGTTGCCTTCCGCCGCTGTACCTTCTGTTTGCTGCTACTGCGGCGTGGGCTGTGGGGTACTGGTTAAGCCGGAAAAGAACGGCGACGTATCGGTGGTAGGCAACCCCGACTACCCCGTCAACCGCGGCGCGCTGTGCAGCAAGGGCCTCAACCTGCACTACACCGTCAATGACCGGAGCGACCGGCTGCTGTACCCGCAGATGCGCTACAGCAAAAGCCGCCCGCTTCAGCGCGTAAGCTGGGACGAAGCGCTAGCGCGCACGGCAGCCGTATTCAAAACCTTTATTGCGCAGCACGGACCTGAATCGGTGGCCTTTTATGCCTCGGGGCAGTGCCTGACCGAAGAGTATTACGTGCTCAACAAGCTGATGAAAGGCTTCATCGGCAGCAACAACCTCGACACCAATTCGCGTCTGTGCATGAGCAGCGCGGTGGTCGGCTACAAAATGGCTCTGGGCGAAGACAGCGTACCAGTATGCTACGACGACATTGAACTTGCTGACTGCCTGCTGGTAACCGGCGCCAACCCCGCTTGGTGCCACCCTATTTTGTGGCGCCGCGTGGAAGCGCACAAAGCCGCTAACCCCGACACCAAGATTATCGTCGTTGATCCGCGCGTGACGGATACCTGCGCCTTGGCCGACGTGCATTTGCAGCTGATTCCGGGTACCGACGTGGTATTGAACCAAGCCCTGGCGCGGGCCCTAATAGAAAACGGCGACATCGACCTCTCATTCATCGAGCAGCACGCCGACGGCTTCGAGGAGTATCAGCGCCTGGTGTTCGAGCGTACTGTGGCGGAAGCGGCGCAGCTGTGCGGAGTGCCGGAAACTGATATTCGGCTGGCGGCCCGCTACATCGGGGCGGCCAAAGGCTTCGTTTCAATGTGGACCATGGGCCTCAACCAAAGCGTGGTAGGCGTGGATAAGAACCTGAGCTTGTTGAATCTGCACCTGATTACGGGGCAGATTGGCAAGCCTGGTGCGGGCCCTCTTTCCCTCACCGGCCAGCCCAACGCCATGGGCGGGCGCGAAGTGGGGGGCCTGTCCAACCTGCTGCCGGCTCACCGCAACCTCGCCAACCCCGCGCACCGCGCCGAAGTACAGCAGTTTTGGGGTAGTGGCCCCTTGGCCGACAAGCCTGGCTTCACGGCTACCGAGATGTTTGAGGCGCTGGAAGACGGGCGCCTGAAAGCTATTTGGATACTCTGTACCAACCCGCTCACCAGCTTGCCCAACGTACGGCAAGCCGAAGCAGCTCTGGCCAAAGCCAAGTTTGTCGTGGTGCAAGACATCAGCAACAAGCCCGAAACCCTGGCCTATGCCGACGTGGTACTGCCCGCCGCTGCTTGGGCGGAAAAAGAGGGCACCATGACGAATTCGGAACGGCGCATCAGCTACTTGCCTCGGGTGGTAGCTGCTCCCGGCGAAGCCCTGCCCGATGCCGAAATCATCTGCCGTTTTGCCCAGGCCATGGGGTTTGCCGGCTTCGACTATGCCAGCCCCGAGGCCATCTACCAGGAGCATACCCGCCTGACGGCCGGCACCACGCTTGATATTTCTGGGCTCAACTACTCTATTCTGCGCGAGTTAGGCTCGGTGCAGTGGCCCTACCGCGCCGGCCAGACTGCCCCCGGTACTCCCCGCCTCTTCACCGACCAGCAGTTCTACACCCCGTCCGGCCGGGCCATGATTCATCCGGTGGCCGCCGTGTTCCGCAGCGAAGTACCCGACGAGGCGTTCCCCTTCATTCTGACCACCGGCCGCATCCGGGACCAGTGGCACACCATGACCAAAACTGGGAAAGTCAGCAAGCTCAAGCAGCACCTGCCGCAGGCTTTCCTGGAGTTGCACCCGCAAGACGCCGCCGCTCTGGCAGTGGAAGAAGGCGACCTGGTGACGGTAGAGTCGCGGCGCGGGAGCGTGCGGGTGGCCGCGCGCCTGAGCAGTGGCATCCGGTCGGGGGTGGTGTTTTTGCCCATGCACTGGGGCAAGCAACTGGGCTCCGACCTGCACCGCGCCAACAACGTCACGTCAGGCGCAGTGGACCCCATTTCCAAAGAGCCCGACTTCAAGTTTTGCGCGGTACAGCTAACCAAGTACCGCAAGCCCAAGCAGCGCATTGTAGTGGTAGGTGCGGGCGCGGGCGCGTATGGCTTTGTGAAAGCGTACCGCCAGCTGAAGCAGGACGACGACATCACCATCTTCAGCAAAGAAGACCTGCCCTTCTACAACCGCGTGATGCTGCCCGACTACATCAGCGGCCACCAGGATTGGGCGCAGCTCGTGAAGATGCGCGACGAAGAAGAGCCCACTTATAATATCTCGCTGCTGCGTGGGGTGAGCGTGGAATCGGTAAACCGGGCCGAAAAGTACGTGGTGGATTCTCGTGGCCAGCGCACCCCCTACGATGTGCTGATTTTGGCTACGGGCAGCCGCGCGGCCGTGCCCCGCAACGTGCCCACCCTACCCGGCATCTTCACGATGCGCAGCCGCACCGACGCCGACGAATTCAAAAGCCACCTGCCCGCTCAAGCGCATGTGGTGATAGTGGGCGGCGGGTTGCTGGGGCTGGAGATGGCGGCTTCCCTGCGCGAAGTGGGCACTAAGATCTCGATTATCCAGCGTACCTCCCGCTTCCTCGACCGGCAGCTCGACCCCTTAGGCAGCCAGCTGCTCCAAGACGAAATGCGCGACCAAGGCTGCGACCTGTACTTCAACGACGAAGTGGAGCTGTACTACGGCCGCGCCCGCCTCACCGGCGTGGGCCTGAAAAGTGGCCGCCGCCTGGAATGCGACGCCCTGATTCTGGCCATCGGGACGGTGCCCAACCTGGAACTGGCCCGCGAGTGTGGCCTGGAGTGTCGGCGCGGCGTGGTGGTCAATGAGCGGCTCGAAACCAGTGACACGAGTGTTTTTGCGCTGGGCGAAATTGCTGAATTTCAAGGTGTACTCTACGGCATTACGGCCGCCGCCGAGCAGCAAGCGGCCGTGGTGGCGCGCTACCTCAGCGGCGACGTGGGCAGCCACTACCACGGCAGCACGTTCATGAACATCATCAAGATTCATGGCTTCGACTTGTGCAGCATTGGCCTGCCCGAATGCCCTGCTACCGGGGGCTACGAGGAAATTGTGTTCATCGACAAAGCCCAGCGCTACTACAAGAAGTGCATCATTCACCAAGACCGGCTGGTAGGCGCCATCCTGATTGGCGACAAAAACGAAATGCAGGAGTTCCGGGCCCTGATTGCTAACAAAACCGAACTCAGCGACAAACGCTTGCGCCTGCTGCGTAGCGGCCAGCCCGCCGTACCGGTGCTAGGCAAGCTGGTGTGCAGCTGCAACAACGTGGGCGCCGACAACCTACGCCATGCCATTGCCGCCGGGTGCGAAACCCTGCCGGCGCTATGCGCCAGCACGGGCGCGGGTACGGGCTGCGGCTCGTGCCGCCCCGAGGTCCAACGCATTCTGGCGGCTGAACTGGCGGTGCTGGCCCCCGTCATCACCTAA
- a CDS encoding rubredoxin has protein sequence MTPSDSSLSIVAVNLPGGIVPTGDLLAVLAAAEAAGIEHVQLGHRQQLLLAVEPARRRALLQALAAAGVLAEPDPEAHPNIVSSYVGEDVFYNAPWLREGVYKDILDLFDYRPRLKINLVDSRQTFVPFFTGHLNFIAADTSNYWHLYLRFPRTGTLYAWPHLVYSEDVAVLSAAVERVLLADPKQFTDPTTAGERLHALVSAAQPLGPRVVAGPLALPAFMLPYYEGFNRSGQQLWLGIYRRNELFAVAFLQDLGRVCLQTRVGQLCTTPWKSLIVKGIDPTDRVLWDAVLCRHRINVRHAANELNWQVEDSCPQGVALKHELVRYLNEEDVRTYQLCFAIKTRPQTGLFCSIVVRTQVERASEQYEILHTRDFNPNSRDFVLFRQHVRRDRLGWYLAELCHQFYAQVGATLEPAAPDTFPSPLPEHPATVAPRLPRCRHCLTVYDVVYGDPAQAVAAGTPWDTLPDYHCPTCEAPAADFEWWEEPITAGKETHGALT, from the coding sequence ATGACGCCCTCTGACTCCTCGCTTTCCATCGTCGCTGTGAACCTGCCGGGCGGTATTGTGCCGACCGGCGACCTGCTGGCCGTGCTGGCTGCGGCGGAGGCTGCCGGGATTGAGCACGTGCAACTGGGGCACCGTCAGCAGTTGTTGTTGGCGGTGGAGCCTGCCCGGCGCCGGGCGCTGCTGCAAGCCCTGGCAGCGGCCGGGGTGCTGGCCGAACCCGACCCCGAGGCCCACCCCAACATCGTCAGCTCCTATGTGGGCGAAGACGTGTTTTACAATGCGCCCTGGTTGCGGGAAGGGGTCTACAAGGATATTTTGGATTTGTTTGACTACCGGCCCCGCCTGAAAATCAACCTCGTAGACAGCCGTCAGACCTTCGTGCCGTTCTTTACGGGCCACCTGAATTTCATTGCTGCCGATACCAGTAACTACTGGCACCTCTACCTGCGCTTCCCCCGCACGGGCACCCTCTACGCCTGGCCTCACCTAGTGTACTCCGAGGATGTGGCCGTGCTAAGTGCCGCCGTAGAGCGCGTGCTGCTAGCCGACCCGAAACAGTTTACGGACCCCACCACGGCCGGCGAACGGCTGCACGCCCTAGTAAGTGCCGCGCAGCCCTTGGGGCCGCGGGTGGTGGCCGGGCCGCTGGCCTTGCCGGCCTTTATGCTCCCCTACTACGAAGGCTTCAACCGCAGCGGGCAACAGTTGTGGCTGGGCATCTATCGGCGCAACGAGCTGTTTGCCGTGGCTTTTTTGCAGGATTTGGGCCGGGTGTGCTTGCAAACCCGAGTAGGCCAGCTCTGCACCACGCCCTGGAAATCGTTGATAGTGAAAGGCATAGACCCCACCGACCGGGTGCTTTGGGACGCTGTGCTGTGTCGGCACCGCATCAATGTACGGCACGCGGCCAACGAGCTGAACTGGCAGGTGGAAGACAGTTGCCCGCAAGGGGTGGCACTCAAGCACGAGCTAGTGCGCTACCTCAACGAGGAAGATGTGCGCACGTATCAGCTTTGCTTTGCCATCAAAACCCGGCCGCAAACCGGCTTGTTCTGTTCCATTGTGGTGCGCACCCAGGTGGAGCGCGCCAGTGAGCAGTACGAGATTCTGCACACCCGCGACTTCAACCCCAACTCCCGCGACTTCGTGCTGTTCCGCCAGCACGTGCGCCGCGACCGGCTAGGCTGGTACTTGGCCGAGCTTTGCCACCAGTTCTACGCCCAAGTAGGTGCCACTCTTGAACCCGCGGCCCCCGACACATTCCCCTCACCGCTTCCCGAGCATCCGGCCACCGTGGCCCCTCGCCTGCCTCGGTGCCGCCACTGCCTAACGGTGTACGACGTGGTGTACGGCGACCCAGCCCAGGCAGTAGCCGCCGGCACTCCCTGGGACACGCTGCCCGACTATCACTGCCCGACGTGCGAAGCACCCGCTGCTGATTTCGAGTGGTGGGAAGAACCGATTACTGCCGGAAAGGAAACCCACGGGGCACTCACCTGA
- a CDS encoding precorrin-2 dehydrogenase/sirohydrochlorin ferrochelatase family protein, translated as MSTLPIANPLFPVFLKLEQLRVLLVGGGNVGLEKLTAILRSSPATTVTVVSITFLPELRELAARHPAVQLHQQAYNDTFLDDADVVFAATDDPALHRRIKEAARTRRLLVNVADTPPLCDFYLSSVVQKGALKVAVSTNGQSPTVAKRLRAVLEEALPDELDAVLQKMPAIRQQLAGDFAEKVRTLNAVTAGLAGGPGYEAPATRCWRRVALGALLAAGALAAARFLPAPEARKNIE; from the coding sequence ATGTCTACCCTACCCATCGCCAACCCCCTCTTTCCGGTTTTTCTGAAGCTAGAGCAGCTTCGGGTGCTACTAGTAGGCGGCGGCAATGTGGGCCTCGAAAAGCTAACGGCTATTCTGCGCAGTAGCCCCGCCACCACCGTCACGGTGGTCAGCATCACATTTCTGCCGGAGCTGCGGGAGCTAGCCGCCCGGCACCCGGCCGTACAGCTGCACCAACAAGCGTACAACGATACGTTTCTGGACGACGCCGACGTGGTATTTGCCGCCACCGACGACCCCGCCCTGCACCGCCGCATCAAGGAAGCGGCCCGCACCCGCCGCCTGCTGGTGAACGTGGCCGATACCCCGCCGCTCTGCGACTTTTATTTGTCATCGGTCGTGCAGAAAGGTGCTTTGAAAGTGGCTGTATCCACCAACGGGCAGTCGCCGACGGTGGCCAAGCGGCTGCGGGCCGTCTTGGAAGAAGCCCTACCCGACGAGCTAGATGCCGTGCTGCAAAAGATGCCCGCTATTCGGCAGCAGCTAGCCGGCGACTTCGCCGAAAAAGTCCGGACCCTGAACGCCGTGACGGCTGGGCTGGCGGGTGGCCCCGGCTATGAAGCGCCCGCAACCCGGTGTTGGCGGCGCGTGGCCCTGGGAGCCCTGCTGGCCGCTGGCGCCTTAGCTGCGGCACGCTTCCTGCCGGCGCCGGAAGCTCGAAAAAACATCGAATAA
- the cobA gene encoding uroporphyrinogen-III C-methyltransferase, whose amino-acid sequence MADIVPELYVVGAGPGDPELLTMKAYKVLQTAAVILYDNLANQELLALAPAACECIYVGKKPYGDYTPQETIHELIVEKALARGRVIRLKGGDPFIFGRGFEEVLFARAHGIATHYIPGISSMQAVGFEDIPLTHRVVSEGVWMLTGTKKDGSLSADLRLAMQSNSTVVVYMGLKKAAEIAATYCEMGKGDTPAAIIQHVSLPHRKLAVGPVRQLPELVASHGITYPALLVIGGVVALGHSAVCGKQNATTPAPWLSALVHQA is encoded by the coding sequence ATGGCTGACATTGTGCCGGAGTTGTATGTGGTAGGTGCCGGCCCCGGCGACCCAGAGTTGCTGACGATGAAGGCCTATAAGGTGCTGCAAACCGCGGCCGTTATCCTATATGATAACCTCGCCAACCAGGAACTACTAGCGCTGGCCCCCGCCGCCTGCGAGTGTATCTACGTGGGCAAAAAGCCCTACGGCGACTACACGCCCCAGGAAACCATCCACGAGCTTATTGTGGAAAAGGCACTGGCGCGGGGCCGCGTGATTCGCCTGAAAGGTGGCGACCCATTCATCTTCGGGCGCGGGTTTGAGGAGGTGTTGTTTGCCCGCGCCCATGGCATTGCTACCCACTACATTCCGGGCATTTCCAGCATGCAGGCCGTTGGCTTCGAAGACATTCCGCTTACGCACCGGGTGGTGAGCGAAGGCGTCTGGATGCTGACAGGCACCAAAAAAGACGGCAGCCTATCCGCCGACCTCCGGCTGGCCATGCAAAGCAACTCCACGGTGGTGGTGTACATGGGGCTCAAGAAAGCGGCGGAAATTGCGGCCACCTACTGCGAGATGGGCAAAGGCGACACGCCCGCCGCCATCATTCAGCACGTATCATTGCCCCACCGGAAACTAGCCGTGGGGCCGGTGCGGCAGCTGCCCGAACTAGTGGCCTCCCACGGCATCACCTACCCGGCACTCCTGGTGATTGGTGGCGTGGTAGCGCTGGGCCACAGTGCAGTGTGCGGCAAGCAGAACGCTACTACGCCAGCGCCTTGGCTATCAGCGCTTGTGCATCAGGCGTAA
- a CDS encoding DUF4202 domain-containing protein: MSSFSPHFQAALEKFDAANAEDPNQEADATGQTWPKELLYGHRMSACLTRVAPEAPETVHLAARCQHIRRWSIPRQSFPMDRVGYHQWRNTLKKYHAEVAGQLLAEVSYDPPTIARVQALLQKQQLTRDPDMQLLEDVICLVFLEHYFLDFARQHPEEKVIDIVQKTWGKMTPRGHELALQLPLTPDAQALIAKALA; this comes from the coding sequence ATGAGTTCGTTTTCTCCCCACTTCCAGGCAGCCCTCGAAAAGTTTGACGCGGCCAACGCCGAAGACCCCAACCAGGAAGCCGACGCCACAGGCCAGACCTGGCCGAAAGAGTTGCTCTATGGCCACCGCATGAGCGCCTGCCTGACCCGCGTTGCGCCCGAGGCCCCTGAAACCGTACACTTGGCCGCACGCTGCCAGCACATCCGGCGCTGGTCTATTCCGCGCCAGAGCTTCCCCATGGACCGGGTGGGCTACCATCAATGGCGCAATACGCTCAAAAAATATCACGCCGAGGTGGCCGGGCAGCTACTCGCCGAGGTGAGCTACGACCCGCCGACCATTGCCCGCGTGCAGGCCCTCTTGCAGAAGCAGCAGCTCACCCGCGACCCGGATATGCAACTGCTGGAAGACGTGATTTGTCTGGTGTTTCTAGAGCACTACTTCCTGGATTTCGCCCGCCAGCACCCTGAAGAGAAGGTAATAGACATCGTACAGAAAACCTGGGGCAAGATGACCCCACGCGGCCACGAGCTGGCATTGCAGCTGCCCCTTACGCCTGATGCACAAGCGCTGATAGCCAAGGCGCTGGCGTAG
- a CDS encoding HPP family protein, translating to MRTRLRRHARRIKVIVYQETLFDYKEHFWTFLGAFVGIALVGLMNRYRLPATDAPLLIGSFGASSVLIYGVINSPLAQPRNLLGGHVLSAIIGVTMQRWIPHEMWLSGALAVSLSIVGMQVTKTLHPPGGATALIAIIGSPQLKALGYWYVLTPVLTGVLVLLGVALLFNNITTTRRYPANKNWYRFWLRKYEG from the coding sequence ATGCGAACCAGACTGCGCAGACACGCCCGCCGCATCAAGGTCATTGTCTACCAAGAAACGTTATTCGATTACAAGGAACACTTCTGGACCTTTTTAGGCGCTTTTGTGGGCATTGCCTTGGTGGGTTTGATGAACCGTTATCGGCTGCCCGCCACCGATGCTCCCTTGCTGATTGGCTCGTTCGGTGCGTCTTCAGTCCTGATTTACGGGGTCATCAACAGCCCCTTGGCCCAGCCCCGCAACCTGCTTGGCGGCCACGTACTAAGCGCCATCATTGGCGTGACTATGCAGCGCTGGATTCCGCACGAGATGTGGCTGTCGGGGGCGCTGGCGGTGTCGCTTTCCATCGTGGGTATGCAGGTCACCAAAACGCTGCATCCGCCGGGCGGTGCCACCGCCCTTATTGCCATTATTGGCTCTCCGCAACTTAAGGCGCTCGGCTACTGGTATGTACTGACGCCGGTGCTAACGGGCGTGCTGGTGCTGTTGGGAGTAGCCTTGCTATTCAACAATATCACAACAACACGCCGCTACCCGGCCAACAAGAATTGGTACCGTTTCTGGCTGCGAAAATACGAAGGCTAA